In one Candidatus Leptovillus gracilis genomic region, the following are encoded:
- a CDS encoding alpha/beta hydrolase: MRYLSLLVTFVAAAALVNPRSGMLHFFFWPIKLLATALSPLLTVVSWLLALQGRRRGDKLLMGLGVAGTAAALHHFADITRPRETALIDAFGPEWDARIPVVMRARFTPCRWRPLVWDEPVGRVQRHVVYGFNPDVTAPLVADILRPPLGVAPSGLAMIFVHGGAWRYGRRNITKFPYFRQLASQGHLIMDIDYTLNPHTSLPGMVMDVKRAILWLKEHAAEYELNPERIVLTGQSAGGHLALLAAYTPNYRALQPRDEAGQVLAGDTAVRAVISYYGPPDMVALHEDFQKRFETVLSERVNGRLNRILQRIGEDGWEQGLSALVGGPLADIPEMYRLISPITYVDADCPPTMLLHGTHDVLVDHEAAARLSRALHLVGVPVVYLPLPGCEHSFESVLPRISPAAQTAVYYMERFLALVV; the protein is encoded by the coding sequence ATGCGCTATTTGAGTTTGTTGGTGACCTTTGTCGCCGCTGCGGCGCTGGTGAATCCACGCAGCGGCATGCTGCACTTTTTCTTCTGGCCGATTAAGCTGCTGGCGACGGCGCTGTCGCCGCTGCTGACGGTGGTTAGCTGGCTGCTGGCCCTGCAGGGGCGGCGGCGGGGGGACAAACTGTTGATGGGATTGGGTGTGGCCGGCACGGCCGCTGCCCTGCACCATTTCGCCGACATCACCCGCCCCCGTGAAACCGCCCTGATTGACGCCTTTGGCCCGGAGTGGGACGCGCGCATCCCGGTTGTGATGCGCGCCCGCTTTACCCCCTGCCGCTGGCGGCCGTTGGTCTGGGACGAACCGGTGGGTCGGGTGCAGCGCCACGTGGTCTACGGCTTTAACCCCGATGTCACTGCGCCGCTGGTGGCCGATATTTTGCGACCGCCGTTAGGCGTGGCTCCGTCTGGCCTGGCGATGATTTTTGTGCATGGCGGGGCGTGGCGCTACGGCCGTCGCAACATCACCAAATTCCCCTATTTCCGTCAGTTAGCCAGCCAGGGACACCTGATCATGGACATTGATTACACCCTCAACCCCCACACCTCGCTGCCCGGCATGGTCATGGACGTGAAACGGGCTATCCTCTGGCTCAAAGAACATGCGGCCGAGTATGAGTTGAACCCGGAGCGCATTGTGCTGACCGGTCAGTCGGCCGGCGGCCATCTGGCGCTGCTGGCCGCTTACACGCCCAACTATCGCGCCCTGCAACCTAGAGATGAAGCGGGGCAAGTGTTGGCCGGGGATACGGCCGTGCGCGCCGTGATCTCTTACTACGGGCCACCAGACATGGTGGCCTTGCACGAAGATTTCCAAAAGCGCTTTGAGACCGTTTTATCGGAGCGGGTGAACGGACGGTTGAATCGGATTTTGCAGCGGATTGGCGAAGATGGCTGGGAGCAGGGGCTTTCGGCGCTGGTCGGGGGGCCGCTGGCGGACATCCCGGAGATGTACCGGCTGATTTCGCCCATCACCTACGTGGACGCCGACTGTCCACCGACGATGCTGCTGCACGGAACCCACGATGTGCTGGTAGACCACGAAGCGGCGGCGCGCCTGAGCCGGGCGCTGCATCTGGTGGGTGTGCCGGTGGTCTATTTGCCTTTGCCCGGCTGCGAACACAGCTTCGAGTCTGTTCTTCCGCGCATCTCACCGGCGGCGCAAACGGCCGTCTACTACATGGAACGTTTCCTGGCCCTGGTAGTGTAA
- a CDS encoding polymer-forming cytoskeletal protein, whose protein sequence is MSQATMRWGRKTAVFLLIVLLLGVTQAARAEGIILGDRVALGEEIEGDVILSGNDVRLSGVVDGDVFAVGRTVIVDGRVSGSLFVVGDKVIINGEVGGSVYLASVSAQVGGTAVLNRSLYFLGLNLLTERGSNVARDLYALTFSARLGGSVQRDTQAVIGLIEVVRFVLNMLNRVTTSQPVSFLEPGLTIDTRGRGTMYRVQAQAEPVNPQLVALGDWLARNGRLLINYLIVGILMLWLRPAWLQKWSGQVGKRPLPTAGSGLAVYVIGFTGALVLLLVLFAVGAGMGLATLWGLAFTWWGISLSALSLGFWIFILFVSYLSKVIVAAWFGGWLLNRVFPDTDGPRRFGPLLVGLVLFVLLASIPYAGWALSMIVTFIGLGAAASAYLEIRIKRTGTAVEGK, encoded by the coding sequence ATGAGTCAGGCGACGATGCGATGGGGTCGGAAAACGGCCGTGTTTTTGCTCATAGTGCTGCTCTTGGGCGTTACCCAGGCAGCGCGCGCCGAAGGCATAATCCTGGGTGACCGGGTAGCCCTCGGCGAGGAAATTGAAGGTGATGTGATCCTCAGTGGCAACGATGTGCGCCTGTCTGGCGTGGTGGACGGCGATGTTTTTGCTGTCGGGCGTACGGTGATTGTAGATGGCCGCGTCAGCGGCAGCCTGTTTGTGGTTGGCGATAAGGTGATCATTAACGGCGAAGTGGGCGGCAGCGTGTACTTGGCCTCGGTGTCGGCGCAGGTGGGCGGAACGGCCGTACTCAACCGCAGCCTCTATTTTCTGGGCCTGAACCTGCTAACCGAGCGCGGCTCCAACGTGGCCCGCGACCTATATGCCCTGACTTTTAGCGCCCGCCTGGGCGGCAGTGTGCAGCGCGACACCCAGGCGGTGATCGGCCTGATCGAAGTGGTGCGCTTTGTGCTGAATATGCTCAACCGCGTCACCACCAGCCAGCCGGTCTCCTTTCTGGAGCCAGGGCTGACGATTGACACGCGAGGGCGCGGGACGATGTACCGGGTACAGGCGCAGGCGGAACCGGTGAACCCGCAGTTGGTCGCTTTGGGCGATTGGCTGGCGCGAAACGGCCGTTTGCTCATCAATTATCTTATCGTGGGCATCCTGATGTTGTGGCTGCGCCCCGCTTGGCTGCAAAAATGGTCGGGACAGGTGGGCAAACGGCCGTTGCCCACTGCTGGTTCTGGTCTGGCGGTTTATGTCATCGGCTTCACTGGCGCACTGGTTTTGCTGTTGGTGCTGTTTGCCGTCGGCGCAGGGATGGGTCTGGCGACGTTGTGGGGGCTGGCGTTTACCTGGTGGGGCATTTCTTTGTCGGCGCTCAGCCTGGGTTTCTGGATTTTTATCCTGTTTGTGTCGTACCTTAGCAAGGTGATTGTGGCTGCCTGGTTTGGCGGCTGGCTGCTAAACCGGGTGTTTCCCGATACCGATGGACCGCGTCGCTTTGGGCCGCTGCTGGTGGGGCTGGTCCTGTTTGTGCTGCTGGCCTCCATCCCCTACGCCGGCTGGGCCTTGAGCATGATTGTGACCTTCATCGGCCTGGGCGCGGCAGCCAGCGCCTATCTGGAGATTCGGATTAAGAGAACGGGAACGGCCGTTGAGGGGAAGTAA
- a CDS encoding transporter substrate-binding domain-containing protein — protein sequence MPRRQSNILLVILIAAGLVVAIAFTSALLNYFSNPRPSATATPIPPTVPAASDPWERIRSSGKMVVGTSLDYPPFAFYNDAFQPEGFDIALIQEIAQILGVQVELRDTSFDGLAGALQLQQIDVAIAAISVTPEREASFDFSNVYFVSDDAILAGQNANIASITSVGQLAAYRVGVQRSSVYQRWLQDSLVATGLMPAENLLIYQQATQALDDVRNGRIDLVVLDLPPAQTAVIAGGVKIVGQGLNPQRLAIGLINGATTTQTQINNALTQLQNSGRLNALVQQYLGLRPEEIAPLPTALPVTATPFPTATPVACIDQMTFVQDLNLDDRNMTAPPEISPGQPFRKWWRIRNSGTCTWDNRYALVFVSGNSPLAQMGGQPTFVQGQVLPGQTHDIYADLVSPLTPGTYQAFWSMRNPQGQIFGNRIWVGIRVPSPATPTPVATQTPAANIQFTVDRTNIIAGECVNFRWTVTGARSVFFYQRGQNWQNSPVAPSGARAECPPQTAVYELRVIRQDGSVEVREITILVQAVSNAPTIHRFTVTPTDQVTLGQCVSLNWWVEGQISNVRLFRDNTVLWQSAPVNGSTSDCPPQVGVATYRIEATGPGGTSNRTETITVVAPTQPTATPPPIPPTPTVAPPQILSFSVAPEQIQAGNCVNISWSVGGTVTTIRLLRNGSVILDNAPGSGANPDCLNDAGTYTYRLEANGLDGRQDAQQRVITVSAPPSVPPLSDTSWRLLYYYDGVGALVSLLNGTEVTTLFGPGTQVSGTGGCNTYTATFSGQNGQITITPLNSTQILCADPPGIMQQETRFFQLLPQAATYQLNPNELLIKDATGQVILRYEPLISPR from the coding sequence ATGCCCAGAAGACAATCCAACATTCTATTGGTCATTCTAATTGCCGCCGGACTGGTTGTGGCGATTGCCTTTACGTCGGCGCTGCTCAATTACTTCTCCAATCCCCGGCCGTCGGCCACAGCAACGCCCATTCCGCCCACCGTGCCGGCCGCCAGCGATCCCTGGGAACGCATCCGCTCATCCGGCAAGATGGTCGTTGGCACGTCCCTGGATTACCCGCCATTCGCTTTTTACAACGACGCTTTCCAGCCGGAAGGGTTCGACATCGCCCTCATTCAAGAAATCGCCCAGATATTGGGCGTGCAGGTTGAACTCAGAGACACGTCGTTTGACGGGCTGGCTGGGGCGCTGCAGCTGCAACAAATTGACGTGGCCATTGCCGCTATTTCCGTCACGCCGGAGCGGGAAGCCTCGTTCGATTTTTCCAATGTTTATTTTGTCAGCGACGACGCCATTCTGGCCGGCCAAAACGCCAACATCGCCAGCATTACTTCGGTAGGCCAACTGGCGGCTTACCGTGTGGGGGTGCAGCGCTCATCTGTCTACCAGCGCTGGCTGCAAGATTCGCTGGTAGCCACGGGCCTGATGCCGGCCGAAAACCTGCTGATTTACCAACAGGCGACACAGGCGCTGGATGATGTGCGCAACGGCCGTATAGACCTGGTTGTTCTCGATTTGCCACCGGCGCAAACGGCCGTGATTGCCGGCGGTGTAAAAATCGTCGGCCAGGGACTCAACCCCCAGCGTTTAGCCATCGGCCTGATCAACGGCGCGACCACCACCCAGACCCAGATCAACAACGCCCTGACCCAACTGCAAAATTCCGGCCGGTTGAATGCCCTGGTGCAGCAATACCTGGGCTTACGGCCCGAGGAAATCGCGCCGCTGCCCACCGCGCTGCCGGTCACGGCTACACCCTTCCCCACCGCCACGCCGGTCGCCTGCATTGACCAGATGACCTTTGTGCAAGACCTGAACCTGGACGATAGAAACATGACCGCCCCACCGGAAATTTCACCGGGACAGCCGTTCCGCAAATGGTGGCGTATCCGCAATTCGGGAACCTGCACCTGGGACAATCGCTACGCCCTGGTCTTTGTCAGCGGCAACTCGCCGCTGGCGCAAATGGGCGGCCAACCGACCTTTGTTCAGGGCCAGGTACTCCCAGGCCAAACCCACGACATCTACGCCGACTTGGTTTCGCCGCTGACGCCGGGCACATACCAGGCATTCTGGTCTATGCGCAATCCGCAGGGACAGATCTTCGGCAACCGCATTTGGGTGGGCATTCGCGTGCCCAGTCCGGCCACACCAACGCCCGTCGCCACCCAGACGCCCGCGGCCAACATCCAGTTTACAGTGGACCGCACCAACATCATCGCCGGCGAATGCGTTAATTTTAGATGGACCGTCACCGGAGCCAGGTCGGTCTTTTTCTACCAGCGGGGGCAGAATTGGCAAAACAGCCCTGTGGCCCCTTCTGGCGCGCGCGCCGAATGTCCGCCGCAAACGGCCGTTTACGAACTGCGGGTCATCCGTCAGGATGGCAGCGTCGAAGTGCGCGAAATTACCATCCTGGTCCAGGCGGTGAGCAACGCGCCGACCATCCACCGTTTTACAGTGACGCCGACGGACCAGGTAACATTGGGACAATGCGTCAGCCTGAACTGGTGGGTGGAAGGCCAGATCAGCAATGTACGCCTGTTCCGCGACAATACCGTCTTATGGCAAAGCGCCCCGGTCAACGGCTCCACGTCCGACTGCCCGCCGCAGGTGGGCGTCGCTACCTATCGCATTGAGGCCACCGGTCCCGGGGGAACCAGCAACCGCACCGAAACCATCACCGTTGTCGCGCCCACCCAGCCGACGGCCACGCCGCCGCCCATTCCGCCCACGCCCACCGTTGCCCCGCCGCAAATCCTCTCCTTCAGCGTTGCGCCGGAACAAATTCAGGCCGGGAATTGTGTCAACATTAGTTGGAGCGTCGGCGGCACGGTGACAACCATCCGCCTGCTGCGCAACGGGTCGGTCATTCTGGACAATGCGCCCGGCAGCGGGGCCAATCCAGACTGCCTGAACGACGCGGGCACGTATACGTATCGCCTGGAGGCCAATGGCTTAGACGGCCGTCAGGACGCGCAGCAGCGGGTGATCACGGTCAGCGCCCCACCCAGCGTGCCACCCCTCAGCGATACATCCTGGCGTCTGCTGTACTATTATGATGGCGTGGGGGCATTGGTCTCGCTGCTAAACGGAACGGAAGTGACGACCTTGTTTGGACCGGGGACACAAGTCAGCGGAACCGGCGGCTGCAATACCTACACGGCCACCTTCAGCGGCCAAAACGGGCAGATCACGATCACCCCCCTGAACAGCACCCAAATCCTTTGTGCGGACCCGCCGGGCATCATGCAGCAGGAGACGCGCTTCTTCCAACTGCTGCCGCAGGCCGCCACCTACCAGCTCAATCCCAACGAACTGCTGATCAAAGACGCCACCGGCCAGGTCATCCTGCGCTACGAGCCGCTGATCAGCCCGCGGTAA